One stretch of Anaerobacillus alkaliphilus DNA includes these proteins:
- a CDS encoding DUF2922 domain-containing protein — MAKKIELIFKNEIGRNVMISLDDPIEPVDSAKVSLVMDLVLAEGAFVSNGGFLVSKVGARVVERNVEQVGML, encoded by the coding sequence ATGGCGAAGAAAATTGAACTAATTTTTAAAAATGAAATTGGCAGAAACGTAATGATTTCGTTAGATGACCCGATTGAACCGGTGGACTCGGCGAAGGTGTCATTGGTCATGGATTTAGTGTTAGCAGAAGGCGCGTTCGTGTCAAACGGCGGTTTCTTAGTGAGCAAGGTCGGCGCGCGAGTTGTTGAGCGCAATGTTGAGCAGGTAGGGATGTTGTAG
- a CDS encoding type II CAAX prenyl endopeptidase Rce1 family protein, translated as MSCSTGLLLDAGGNLPRWLNITYSTVFFVLSHPLMWGVFSIANKSTHMYISLFLMGVVWSLIRYKTRSLRWSLYSHMLVDVGNLSVFMFLNLYIPPGM; from the coding sequence ATTTCTTGTTCTACTGGGTTACTATTAGATGCTGGTGGAAATTTACCTAGATGGCTCAACATTACCTACTCTACAGTCTTCTTCGTATTAAGCCACCCGCTTATGTGGGGCGTCTTCTCCATCGCCAACAAATCAACTCATATGTATATCTCACTTTTCCTAATGGGCGTGGTTTGGTCACTTATTCGCTACAAGACAAGAAGCTTGAGATGGTCCCTTTACTCACATATGCTTGTCGATGTAGGGAATTTATCAGTATTTATGTTTTTAAACTTGTACATTCCTCCTGGTATGTAA
- a CDS encoding SPFH domain-containing protein has protein sequence MFFRNQFANVVEWEEFRDDMIFWKWSNKEIKKGSKLIIRAGQDAIFLHGGRVEGIFREEGDYDIDSQIIPFLSTLKGFKFGFNSGMRAEVLFVNTKEFIVKWGTRNAINIPHPQLPGGIPIRANGTFNVKVSDYIALIDKIAGIKSSYYVEDIRLRITSVLDQLLMEWITREGKDMFNLQANAFAISNGIREDLDMSVTNDGLSITKFTVMSFNYPEEIQKMITKSASHTMVGDLGKYQQIEMVNGMASGKVQGGGTASDMAGMMMGMNIANEMMKNMNQNNQPNQGQGQGQNQNQGQPQNQGVAPAPQEGNKTRPNFCPNCGTKTGDGNFCSNCGFKLV, from the coding sequence ATGTTTTTTCGAAATCAATTTGCCAATGTAGTTGAGTGGGAAGAATTCAGAGATGATATGATCTTTTGGAAATGGAGCAATAAAGAAATTAAAAAAGGTAGTAAGCTGATCATTCGTGCCGGTCAGGATGCGATTTTTTTACACGGAGGAAGAGTTGAGGGTATCTTTCGTGAAGAAGGCGATTACGATATTGACTCGCAAATCATTCCTTTTTTATCGACATTAAAAGGCTTCAAGTTTGGCTTTAACAGTGGGATGCGTGCGGAAGTGCTGTTCGTCAATACGAAGGAGTTTATTGTAAAATGGGGGACACGGAACGCGATCAATATTCCTCATCCACAACTTCCTGGAGGCATACCAATCAGAGCGAACGGAACATTTAATGTGAAGGTTAGTGATTACATCGCTTTGATTGACAAGATTGCTGGAATTAAGTCGAGCTACTATGTAGAGGATATTCGACTAAGAATTACGTCAGTGTTAGATCAGCTGTTGATGGAGTGGATCACAAGAGAAGGTAAGGATATGTTTAACCTTCAAGCCAATGCGTTTGCCATTTCAAATGGTATTCGCGAAGACCTCGATATGAGCGTAACCAATGACGGTTTATCGATCACGAAGTTTACGGTGATGAGCTTTAATTACCCTGAAGAAATTCAAAAGATGATTACGAAATCGGCATCACACACAATGGTTGGTGATCTAGGTAAGTATCAGCAAATTGAAATGGTTAACGGCATGGCTTCTGGTAAAGTTCAAGGTGGCGGCACAGCCTCCGACATGGCCGGCATGATGATGGGCATGAATATCGCCAATGAGATGATGAAGAATATGAACCAGAATAATCAGCCAAATCAGGGGCAAGGTCAGGGGCAAAATCAGAACCAAGGGCAACCTCAAAATCAAGGTGTCGCACCAGCACCGCAAGAAGGTAACAAAACACGCCCAAATTTCTGCCCGAATTGCGGCACGAAAACAGGCGACGGCAACTTCTGCTCAAATTGTGGGTTTAAGTTGGTGTAG
- a CDS encoding DUF5667 domain-containing protein — translation MSKFFRTSIIATALIFSLGTLQVAADNDQETIEEEVVVETDVQTEEVEEETATEETAEVSEDLKTDETEAETTAEEEIIADTPKLLPGDFLYFIKSLMENVQLALTFDTEKEAELLASFAEERIREATALLKLGEEDRANEIIQKAIEQQELALAKYKQLQAVAEEDTEIAESEITDGTVSEDQEETALDPETTLAANIVALTAALEKVGNDRARQALERNIARALEKDKRQQVKTVVEDTEVDNNETDEVPVTSDEVVTTALLTTQNNVQKVGSNGTQKQNVGLEKVATNKPAVANKQADIENKAEPNTNKPNKAIVQKEASKPAVVSNQVETKNIASANKDANDNKQNKTNSKADNSKPANSTKQAEIEESKFDSITEEKTVEVEKTALPKTNNGKSEKKNENKNENENNPGKGK, via the coding sequence ATGTCAAAGTTTTTTAGGACAAGTATTATTGCAACAGCTCTCATTTTCAGTTTAGGTACATTGCAAGTAGCAGCTGACAATGATCAAGAAACGATCGAAGAAGAAGTTGTTGTAGAGACTGATGTTCAAACAGAGGAAGTTGAAGAAGAGACAGCAACCGAAGAAACAGCAGAAGTTAGTGAAGATTTAAAAACTGACGAAACCGAAGCTGAAACAACAGCTGAAGAGGAAATCATTGCTGATACCCCAAAGCTTCTACCAGGAGATTTTCTATACTTTATAAAAAGTTTAATGGAAAATGTTCAACTCGCTTTAACGTTTGATACGGAAAAAGAGGCGGAGTTACTTGCTTCTTTTGCAGAAGAACGAATTAGAGAAGCTACAGCATTACTTAAATTAGGCGAGGAAGACCGTGCCAATGAAATCATACAAAAAGCAATTGAACAACAAGAGCTTGCACTAGCAAAGTATAAACAGTTACAAGCAGTTGCTGAAGAAGACACGGAAATAGCTGAAAGTGAAATTACTGATGGTACTGTATCCGAAGATCAAGAAGAAACGGCTCTTGATCCAGAAACAACACTAGCCGCAAACATCGTTGCCTTAACTGCCGCGTTAGAAAAAGTTGGTAATGACCGTGCGAGACAGGCTCTTGAGAGAAATATTGCAAGAGCATTAGAGAAAGACAAACGCCAGCAGGTTAAAACAGTTGTAGAAGATACGGAAGTGGATAATAATGAAACTGATGAAGTCCCTGTAACATCTGATGAAGTAGTTACTACTGCATTACTTACTACTCAAAATAACGTCCAGAAAGTTGGTTCAAATGGGACTCAAAAGCAGAATGTCGGTCTAGAAAAGGTGGCAACAAACAAACCTGCTGTAGCTAATAAGCAAGCGGATATAGAGAACAAAGCTGAGCCCAACACCAATAAACCAAATAAGGCCATCGTTCAGAAAGAAGCTTCAAAACCTGCTGTAGTCTCTAACCAAGTTGAAACGAAAAATATTGCGTCAGCTAACAAGGATGCAAACGATAACAAACAAAATAAGACTAACAGTAAAGCTGATAATAGCAAACCTGCTAACTCAACTAAACAAGCAGAAATTGAAGAAAGCAAGTTTGATAGTATAACTGAAGAAAAAACAGTTGAAGTAGAAAAAACTGCTCTTCCTAAAACTAATAATGGAAAATCTGAAAAGAAAAACGAGAACAAAAATGAAAATGAAAATAACCCTGGTAAAGGTAAATAG
- a CDS encoding TFIIB-type zinc ribbon-containing protein, which yields MLIHYKCPDCGNDMKFSSETGNLACDSCGRQDNIEEYPKEFITHEFAEGETVEYQCNNCGAVVLSDADTVATTCCFCGAGVVMADRLSGKLAPMKVIPFTISKDQAKEAFKAWCRKGRLTPKGFMTADRVQSVTGMYVPFWLYDLRSIGAADAVCTRVRTYSQGDYNYTETSFYDVHRKVDLKYVKVPVDASEKMDDELMDKLEPYDYRELKDFNTPYLAGYLAEKYNYDDKQLFPRVKSRVDEYVDTYIRSTITGYSSTRIKHKTINTKPMNAYYTLIPVWMVSYDYNGKLHMFAMNGQTGKIVGKPPISSGRVAAWFSGVAGGTFVVIKSIAWMMGGGI from the coding sequence ATGCTTATTCATTATAAGTGCCCAGACTGTGGGAATGATATGAAGTTTAGTAGCGAGACGGGGAACCTTGCTTGTGATAGCTGTGGCAGACAGGATAATATAGAGGAATACCCAAAAGAGTTTATAACCCATGAGTTTGCAGAAGGGGAAACGGTTGAGTATCAATGTAACAACTGCGGGGCGGTTGTGTTAAGTGATGCTGACACCGTGGCAACAACTTGTTGCTTCTGCGGAGCAGGAGTCGTGATGGCTGATCGATTGTCGGGAAAACTGGCTCCGATGAAGGTAATCCCTTTTACCATTAGCAAGGATCAAGCGAAAGAGGCGTTTAAAGCTTGGTGTCGGAAAGGACGATTAACACCAAAAGGATTTATGACGGCCGACCGAGTTCAAAGTGTCACCGGAATGTATGTCCCTTTTTGGCTATATGATTTGCGTAGTATTGGAGCCGCAGATGCGGTCTGTACCCGAGTTCGGACTTACAGTCAAGGCGACTACAATTATACAGAGACAAGTTTTTATGATGTGCATCGAAAGGTCGATCTCAAATACGTGAAAGTTCCAGTCGATGCCTCGGAGAAAATGGATGACGAACTCATGGATAAACTAGAGCCATACGATTACCGTGAGTTAAAAGATTTTAACACGCCATATCTTGCCGGCTACCTTGCGGAAAAATATAATTATGACGACAAACAGCTGTTTCCGAGAGTGAAATCGAGAGTTGATGAGTACGTAGATACTTACATTCGATCGACAATTACGGGTTATTCAAGTACAAGGATTAAGCACAAAACGATTAATACGAAGCCAATGAATGCATATTATACGCTCATACCTGTATGGATGGTAAGCTACGATTATAACGGGAAGCTTCATATGTTTGCGATGAACGGGCAGACAGGGAAAATTGTTGGCAAGCCACCGATTAGTTCGGGAAGAGTGGCGGCCTGGTTTTCTGGAGTTGCTGGTGGTACGTTCGTGGTGATTAAGTCAATTGCCTGGATGATGGGAGGTGGCATCTAG
- a CDS encoding DoxX family protein, translating into MSYQVQIIIQIVVGFIFIQNGIFKFIVPEFGYERFATLGLPLPFVLAPLVGCLEILSGGLLLYNLHIRKAITALLFVMFGAFFFTKIPILMNDGIVVALHQARLEIVLTTLLCLLLVIKIRQIENEEMYV; encoded by the coding sequence ATGTCTTACCAAGTACAGATTATTATTCAAATTGTCGTTGGCTTCATTTTTATTCAGAATGGAATTTTCAAATTTATTGTTCCTGAGTTTGGCTACGAAAGATTTGCTACATTAGGTTTGCCATTACCATTCGTTTTAGCACCTCTGGTTGGCTGTTTGGAGATCTTGAGTGGAGGTTTGCTTCTTTATAATTTACATATTAGGAAGGCAATTACTGCTCTACTTTTTGTAATGTTCGGTGCATTCTTCTTTACAAAAATTCCGATTCTTATGAATGACGGAATTGTCGTAGCGCTCCATCAAGCTAGGCTAGAGATTGTTTTAACGACACTTCTATGCCTGCTTTTAGTCATCAAAATTAGACAAATAGAAAATGAAGAGATGTACGTTTAG
- a CDS encoding methyl-accepting chemotaxis protein, translating to METTNVVAETVEETTVQANEGNELLQQVMKQMESIYQSASETSGVINDLDHNSKEINEFVAVITSIADQTNLLALNAAIEAARAGEHGRGFSIVADEVRKLAEQSKKSASKIANLIEIVQAGTSRAVQVMNNGANEVHKGLTLVKETGQIFHMILESVEGVNSEIQEVSAISEEMAASVEQVNATLEEVASISQKAAISTSEVAASSEEQLATMEEVSLSSTSLANLAEDLSVKVRKFKV from the coding sequence GTGGAAACCACTAATGTTGTAGCAGAAACCGTAGAGGAAACAACCGTACAGGCCAATGAAGGAAATGAACTCTTGCAGCAAGTCATGAAGCAGATGGAGTCAATCTATCAATCTGCAAGTGAAACTAGTGGAGTTATTAATGATTTAGATCATAACTCAAAAGAGATTAATGAGTTTGTAGCTGTAATAACTAGTATTGCTGATCAAACGAATCTTTTAGCTTTAAATGCTGCTATCGAAGCTGCCCGAGCTGGTGAGCATGGAAGAGGGTTTTCAATAGTCGCTGATGAGGTCAGAAAACTAGCTGAACAATCTAAAAAATCTGCTAGCAAGATTGCTAATTTAATTGAAATCGTTCAAGCAGGAACTTCACGTGCTGTCCAAGTAATGAATAATGGCGCAAATGAAGTCCATAAAGGATTAACCCTAGTAAAAGAAACAGGACAAATCTTCCATATGATACTAGAGTCGGTTGAAGGTGTAAATTCTGAAATTCAAGAGGTGTCTGCGATTAGTGAAGAAATGGCTGCAAGTGTCGAACAAGTCAATGCAACCCTTGAGGAAGTCGCATCAATTTCACAAAAAGCTGCAATAAGTACATCTGAAGTAGCTGCTTCATCTGAGGAACAATTAGCCACTATGGAGGAAGTATCCTTATCTTCGACATCGTTAGCTAATTTAGCTGAGGACCTAAGCGTTAAAGTGAGAAAGTTTAAGGTATAG
- a CDS encoding TPM domain-containing protein, whose amino-acid sequence MKKWLLFILIFLLLPIEALAAPQKIFDYAELLTPDEVSQLESLATTYSDQHRVDIIVLTTNQTDGKSIEQYMGDFVDEQGYDDTVIITIDMLERDVMVAGFGKGEKYVDNYRGDIILEEITPYLSDGNFFGAFREFIEQANYYLGVEPEVRSTPNPSPNPSPGYNSDVNYNRNYQPAQDNIFFELWFQLLASVVVGGVTVGIMGYYSSGRKTTNARTYLDVGRSAVTASYDRFVRKTVTKTKKPSSNNKGGGGGFGGGGGGGFTGGGRSFSGSKGKF is encoded by the coding sequence GTGAAGAAATGGCTATTATTTATTCTCATTTTTCTCTTGCTACCGATTGAAGCACTAGCTGCTCCCCAGAAAATCTTTGATTATGCCGAGCTGTTAACACCCGATGAAGTTAGCCAGCTTGAAAGCTTAGCTACGACTTATAGTGATCAACACCGGGTTGATATCATCGTCTTAACAACCAATCAAACCGACGGAAAATCGATTGAACAATACATGGGAGATTTTGTTGATGAACAGGGATATGATGACACAGTTATTATAACCATTGATATGTTAGAGCGTGACGTGATGGTCGCAGGATTTGGTAAAGGGGAAAAGTATGTAGACAATTATCGAGGCGATATCATTCTTGAAGAGATTACTCCATATCTTTCAGATGGAAACTTCTTTGGAGCGTTTCGAGAATTTATTGAACAGGCGAATTACTACTTGGGTGTCGAACCAGAAGTGCGTTCAACGCCTAACCCTAGTCCCAATCCAAGTCCGGGCTACAACAGTGACGTCAACTATAATCGAAATTATCAGCCTGCACAAGACAATATCTTTTTCGAACTATGGTTTCAGCTTTTGGCCTCAGTAGTTGTTGGAGGTGTGACAGTTGGGATCATGGGTTACTATTCGAGCGGAAGAAAGACGACTAACGCCAGAACGTATTTAGATGTAGGACGATCCGCGGTAACCGCAAGTTATGATCGATTTGTTCGGAAGACTGTTACCAAAACGAAGAAGCCATCGAGTAACAACAAAGGTGGTGGCGGCGGCTTCGGCGGCGGTGGTGGTGGAGGATTTACCGGCGGAGGCCGTTCATTTAGCGGAAGTAAGGGGAAATTTTAA
- a CDS encoding DUF1659 domain-containing protein, protein MSANILHSRLTLHLLAGYDEEGKEIFKTKNFSNINNTATDAQLRTTAEALLSLQVHTAQIVTRTNQYAVS, encoded by the coding sequence ATGAGCGCAAACATTTTACATTCGCGGTTAACGTTGCACCTGTTGGCTGGCTACGACGAAGAAGGGAAGGAAATCTTCAAAACGAAGAACTTTTCCAATATTAACAACACAGCTACAGACGCGCAGCTGCGCACGACGGCTGAAGCATTGCTGTCATTGCAGGTTCACACAGCACAAATTGTGACACGTACGAACCAGTATGCAGTTTCTTAA
- a CDS encoding PspA/IM30 family protein yields the protein MSLLKRFRDIMASNMNAAIDKAEDPEKMLNQYLRELRSQLGTAKAEAATMMATEQRARRQLDECLAEINKFERYAVRSLEMGNEADARQFLDRKAQVAVKEAELKQVYEQAAANAKKLREIHEKFQSDIQELETRQIELKGKLSAAKVQQKINRGSELEEKAERTLFEAEALAELNSPDNELDRLLEEYTQKDSSSVDNELEALKKKLNGK from the coding sequence ATGAGTTTACTAAAAAGATTTCGAGATATTATGGCGAGTAATATGAATGCAGCGATCGATAAGGCTGAAGATCCTGAGAAAATGCTTAACCAGTATTTGCGTGAACTACGCAGTCAGCTAGGAACTGCTAAGGCTGAAGCGGCAACAATGATGGCAACAGAGCAGCGAGCAAGACGGCAGCTCGATGAGTGTTTGGCAGAGATCAATAAATTCGAGCGTTATGCAGTACGCTCGTTAGAAATGGGAAATGAAGCGGATGCAAGGCAGTTCTTAGATAGAAAAGCACAGGTTGCCGTAAAGGAAGCTGAGTTGAAGCAAGTGTATGAACAAGCGGCCGCCAATGCGAAAAAGCTACGGGAGATCCATGAAAAGTTTCAATCAGATATTCAAGAGTTAGAAACTCGTCAAATAGAGTTGAAGGGCAAGCTTTCTGCAGCAAAAGTCCAACAGAAGATAAATCGAGGTTCTGAGTTGGAGGAAAAAGCGGAACGTACGTTGTTTGAAGCAGAAGCTCTGGCCGAACTAAATTCACCAGACAATGAGCTAGACCGCCTACTAGAGGAATATACTCAAAAGGATAGCTCTAGCGTTGACAATGAACTAGAAGCGTTAAAGAAAAAGTTAAACGGCAAGTAG
- a CDS encoding HAMP domain-containing protein: protein MKNKDEIGDLALSFNKMRLSLRELINDVSKTSEHVAASAEELMASAEHTTSAANQVATAIQEVASGSEIQGSNTIESANAVSQLAIESNEWWKPLML from the coding sequence ATAAAAAACAAGGATGAAATTGGTGATTTAGCCCTTTCCTTCAATAAAATGAGATTAAGTTTAAGAGAATTAATTAATGATGTTAGTAAAACTTCAGAACACGTCGCTGCATCTGCTGAAGAGTTAATGGCAAGTGCTGAACATACTACTTCTGCTGCCAACCAAGTTGCAACAGCTATTCAGGAAGTTGCAAGTGGCTCTGAAATCCAAGGTAGTAATACTATAGAGTCCGCCAATGCGGTTAGTCAACTAGCAATAGAATCCAATGAGTGGTGGAAACCACTAATGTTGTAG
- a CDS encoding S-layer homology domain-containing protein, with the protein SIVPVETKGNVVFRSSPKGKEYIEANNLTFVSYLGEGADGWAMYKFNFEQPKQPTPPVTPVTPVTPAPSEKVVVTNPQVTNGAINVPIAQGTKEVLLPANAAAIDGKNSLQVTGEKVTASIPAEVLKQLQELAKGKENANISFSFNKVSESNVATLTNEASKKANANVKAAGEVYDFALAVVDKDGKETKLSTFSQPITISLTVSENANKKLIGVYYVKADGTLEYVGGTYKDGKLTAQVSHFSTYAVLEFNKEFADVQKGYWAYDVIKEMSAKHIAKGVNANNFAPKRNVTRAEFAALIVRALGLTATTDTVTFTDVASTKWYASAVAAATEAGIVNGKSATRFAPEETISREEMAAMIVRAYEFATGEKVADATNATFADMANASAWSKVYISKAAELGLVNGRGNNRFAPQGLTERAESIQVIANLLDKTAK; encoded by the coding sequence GGTCAATCGTTCCGGTAGAAACAAAAGGAAATGTAGTCTTCAGAAGCTCTCCGAAAGGAAAAGAGTATATTGAAGCAAATAACTTAACGTTCGTATCGTATCTTGGTGAAGGTGCAGATGGTTGGGCTATGTATAAGTTTAATTTCGAACAGCCAAAACAACCAACACCACCAGTTACACCAGTAACTCCTGTAACACCGGCACCAAGCGAAAAAGTCGTTGTTACTAACCCGCAAGTGACGAATGGTGCGATCAACGTTCCTATTGCTCAAGGAACAAAAGAAGTGTTATTACCAGCAAATGCAGCTGCTATTGACGGTAAGAATTCACTTCAAGTAACAGGTGAAAAAGTAACGGCAAGTATTCCAGCTGAAGTGTTGAAACAATTGCAAGAACTAGCAAAAGGAAAAGAGAATGCAAACATTTCATTCTCATTCAACAAAGTTAGTGAAAGCAACGTGGCAACATTAACAAACGAAGCTTCTAAGAAAGCAAATGCGAATGTTAAAGCTGCTGGAGAAGTGTATGACTTTGCGTTAGCAGTAGTCGATAAAGACGGAAAAGAAACAAAACTATCAACGTTCTCACAACCGATTACAATCTCATTAACAGTTTCTGAGAATGCAAACAAGAAGTTAATTGGCGTTTACTATGTGAAGGCTGATGGAACACTTGAATATGTAGGTGGAACGTATAAAGATGGTAAGTTAACTGCTCAAGTATCACACTTTAGTACGTATGCAGTTCTTGAGTTCAATAAAGAATTTGCGGACGTTCAAAAAGGATATTGGGCGTATGATGTGATTAAAGAAATGTCTGCAAAACACATTGCAAAAGGTGTAAATGCAAACAACTTCGCACCAAAACGTAATGTGACAAGAGCAGAATTCGCAGCATTAATCGTTCGTGCATTAGGTTTAACTGCAACAACTGACACTGTAACGTTTACAGATGTAGCTTCAACGAAATGGTATGCATCAGCTGTAGCTGCCGCAACAGAAGCAGGAATTGTAAATGGTAAGAGCGCCACTCGCTTTGCGCCAGAAGAAACAATTTCACGCGAAGAAATGGCAGCGATGATTGTACGTGCGTACGAATTCGCAACAGGCGAAAAAGTAGCAGATGCAACGAACGCTACATTCGCTGATATGGCAAATGCAAGTGCATGGTCAAAAGTATACATTAGTAAAGCGGCAGAATTAGGCTTAGTAAACGGACGAGGCAACAACCGCTTCGCTCCACAAGGCTTAACTGAGAGAGCGGAAAGCATCCAAGTAATTGCTAACCTTCTTGATAAGACTGCAAAATAG